The DNA segment AATGCGCTGCCGCCGGGCCAGTTGAAGAGCTCGGTGATGGTGCGGACGACCAGGATGGGGACCGTGATCACGGTAAATCCGCCGAGCAGCGACGGGATGACATAGGAACTAATCGCGAGCACGAAGACCAGGATCGTCCCGGCCGCCAGCCCGGGCAGGCTGAGCGGGAACGTCACCCGCCAAAACGTGCGCCAGGCACCCGCGCCGAGCGAGCGTGCCTCCAGCTCGAGTTCGGGGTCGATCCCCTGGATCGATCCCGCCAGCGAGAGCACCATGAACGGGATGAACACGTGGACCAAGCCGATCAGGACGCCGGTCTGATTGTACATCAGCGGGGCCCGCCGCATCCCCACCGCGTGGAGCAGTTGGTTGATCAGGCCGGTGTCCTGCAGCAAGATCATCCAGCCGTAGGTGCGGATCAGCACCCCGACGAGGAGCGGGGAAATCACCAGAATCATGAAGAGCCCCTTCATCCGGCGCGGCGTCCGGGCGAGATGGTAGGCCAGCGGATAGGCCAGCACTACGCTCAGCCCCGTGGTCACCACCCCCAACCAGAGGCTGCGCCAGACGACCTGCCAGGTAAACGGATCGTGCACGATGTGGCCGTAGTTGGCGAGGGTGAACACGCGCAGGTAAGGTGCCTGATGGCTCGGCGTGAACACGCTGATCAGGAGCAGATTGAGGTAGGGGGCGACGAAGAACACCAGCATCAGCCCGAGCGCCGGGAGGATCAGCAGGGCCTGGCCCGAGATCCGGCCGCCCGGGGACGCTCCTGCCGGACCGGGCGCCGCAGCGGGCATCGCCTACCCCCGCCCCCCGGGGAGGGTCCACCCGGAAGACGCATCGAAGGCCACGGTGACCTCATCGGCCATTTGGTGCACGGCATGGACGCCACCCTGCACGCGGAGCAAGGTCCCCGCGCCGACGTCCACGCGGTAGTCGAAGAAGCTGCCCAGGAAGATGCGCTCGCGGATGATCCCCCGGAGGCGGTTGACGCCGTCGCCCGCCACCGCCGCCTCCCGCCGGCCGAGCTCGATGTTCTCGGGCCGGATGCTCAGCACCGCCTCCATGCCGCCGCCGAGGTCCTCCGGCCCCCGCGCCCGCAGCCGGCCGATGCTCGTCTCCAGCACGACGTCGTCGCCCGCGCGCGCCGCCACCCGCCCCGGGATCAGGTTGGTCAGCCCGATGAAGGACGCCACCCGAGCCGTGCGCGGACGTCGGTAGACGATCTCCGGCGCGTCAAACTGCTGGAGGACCCCGTCCATCAGCACCGCGACGCGGTCCGCCAGCACCAGCGCCTCCGACTGATCGTGCGTCACGTACAGGGTGGTGATGTGAAATTCTCGCTGAAGAGATCTGATGTAGAAACGCATTTCCTCGCGCAGCTTGGCATCCAGATTGGCCAAGGGCTCGTCCAGCAGCAGGACGCTGGGGTTGATCACGAGGGCGCGGGCCAGGGCGGTGCGCTGCTGCTGGCCCCCGGACAGCTGACGCGGGTAGCGCTTCCCCAGGCCCCCCAGACCGACCTTGTCGAGGATCTCCGCGACCATGCGGTCGATGTCGGCACGCCGGACGCCCTGCATCTCCAGGCCGAAGGCGATGTTCTGGTGGACCGTCAGGTGTGGAAAGAGGGCGTAGTTCTGAAACACCATCCCGCAGCTGCGCTTCTCGGGAGGGGCTTCGGTGACGTCCCGATCGCCCAGGAGGACCCGCCCGTGGGAGGGCGTCTCAAACCCGGCGATCATCCGAAGCGTGGTGGTCTTCCCGCAACCCGACGGGCCGAGCAGGGCCACCAGCTCGCCGGAGGCGAACGTCAGCGTCAGTTCATTGACGGCCACAACATTGCCAAAGCGCTTGGTGAGCCCTCGAAGACTGATCTCCGCCATGCCGGCTGAGCCGGATCGCTAGCAGTGCCCGCCGACCTGGTGGTTCCAGGCGTCCGCCATCCCCTCCCGTGCCCCCGAACTGTTCAGCCACACGTAGTCCCAACGCGGGATCTTGCCGAGCTGGGCCGGCGTCACCGGGATCAGCTTGGCCGCGTCGGGGCTGATGTTCACCTGCGTGTTGGCCGGGGTCCAGTAGAACTTCTCCGCCCACTTCTTCTGCACGGGCGCGCTGAGCCAGTAGTTGATGAAGGCGTAGCCGAGCTCCTTCACCTTGCTCCCCGCGCAGACGTTCATGTCCTGCTCGAACATCCCGCAGTAGCCTTCCTTGGGCAGGACCCAGGCCACGGGTAGCCCCTTCGCCTTTAAGAAGGACCAATCGGGCGCATCGATCAGGCCGACGGACGTTTCGCCCTGGGTCAACATCGTCTGCTCTGTGCCGCTGAAGTCAACCTGCCGGGCCGCGCAGAGGTGCTTGGCGATCCAGTCGATCGCCGGCTTCCAGTTCTTGTAGCTGCCGGTCAACACCTGAGCCATCTTCATCACGTGCTGGGGCTCACCGGAGTTCCCGATGTTGAAGATCGTCGTTTTGGTTCCGTACTTGCCGAGGTCGAACCACGAGGTTGGTGCATCCTGCACCATGTCGGTCCGGTACGTGATCCCCAGCGCCCCGACCAGGCCCAACACTCCCACGTCGTTCGGTTGGCGCAGCGCTTTGGGGACGAACTTCAGGTTGGGCACCTGGTCCGGCGGCAGCGGGGCGAAATACCCTTCCGCCCGCAACTGCGCCAGGTAGGTCTCGTTCGTGACAAACACGTCGTACGGGGGGCGGTCCTTGCCGGCCGCCTGCATCTTCGCAAACCAGTCCTTGGCGAGCCCAATCGCCAGTTCGACCTTGGCCCCCGTCTCCGCCTCGAACTGCGGGATGTGCTCGTTCAACATGAAATCCTGCCACGTCCCCCCGTAGCTGGTGACGACGAGCGTTTGTCCCTTGAAACTCTGGGCCGCGGCCGCAGCGGGCGTCGGGCTCAGGGCGCGGACCGCCGCGGACGCCGCCGGCACGCTCAGGCCGAGCAGGGCCAACCGACCGATCGCGGCACGGCGGCTGAGCCGTCCGCGCTTCGCCGAGGCGACGAGCCTCTCCACCGCGGGATCCCGGACCAGTTCATGCGCGTTCATCGTTGCGCCCCCTCGGAGTGCCTCGATTCCCCCCGCACCGCGCGGACCAAGCCGGCCGGCGGGGCGATGCGGTCGTTGGCGACGGTAACTTTGGCCCGCGGGGGGGATTTTCCTTCAGGACAGGCGGCGGACGAGGGACCGTCAGCGCCGCAGCGCGGCGAAGAACCCGCGGAGCAGCGCGCCGCACTCCGCCTCACGCACGCCCCCGAACACTTCCACGGCATGGTTGAACCGGGAATCGCGCAAGAGGTCAACGACGCTGCCGGCTCCCCCGGCCTTCGGATCGGGGGCGCCGTAGACGAGGCGAGGCAGTCGGGCCTGCACGAGCGCCCCGGCGCACATCACGCAGGGCTCGAGTGTGACGTACAGCGTGCACCCCAGCAATCGCCATCCGCCTAGGATCTTCGCGGCCTGGCGCACGGCGTTGAGTTCGGCATGTGCGGTGGGATCCCGCAGTACCTCGCGGCGGTTGCGGCCGCGGGCGATCACCCGCCCTTCCCGCACGACGACCGCTCCGATCGGAACATCGCTGAGGCGCGCGGCGGCCTCGGCCTCGGTGAGGGCCTCGCCCATGAACGCCAGATCGGCGGAGCTTGGAGGCGAGGGAGTCACTCGCTTGGGGGCATGGGGGCGCCTTCGGCGGGGAGATGCAGGGTCTGCAGCGCGTTGAGGATCCCCGCCGCCGTTCCGGCGATCTTGCGGGGACGGTCGCCGTCGACGAGCTCATCCTCTTTGAGCATGATGCTGGACTGCACCCGGGCGCTGTACACCGGAGGGGCGTCTTCGGTCGAGAAGTGCTGCTGAAGGCTGATGCTCGGCACTCCGGGATCGTCCGACGCGGGCACGATCGCGCGGCGCAGCGCCACGACGTCGGGGGGGACGAGGAGGCGGTCCATCATGATTTCCATCACCAGCTCGCCGAAGACTTGAACTTCTTCATGCACCGTCTTGGAGAACTCTACCCCCTCATCGTACTCGGCGATGTGCCGGCCGAACGACAACGCGTCGACGAGGAACCGCAGCTCCGCCCACGGCCAGGCGAAGGTCCGGGGAGTGTCGACCGACGGCTCGCTCTCAAGATGCACGACGTAGCGATACTCACGACTCATGTGGTCCACGTCGACCAGGAAGGCGTACCCGGAGACGATCAGGTGGTGATCCTCCAACGCCTCGGTCAAACGCCCGGCAAACTCGTGGAACGGATCGTGGTAATCAAGCCTGCCGGACATGGGTTACCTGGGGTGAGCGGGAGTGGGCGACGCGGCTCCGCTCGCGGCTTCGCGCATGCCGTGCACTTGGCCCTGGCAAGCCCGCAGGAGCACCCGCGGCAGGCTGTCAACGAACACGGTCACCCCCAACGTCCGGTAGGTCCGCACATCCTCCGGGGTCAGCGCTAGAATGCCGACCGGGACCCCCGCGGCGCGGCCGGCCCCGATGATGCGCCGGATCGCCGCCTGGATGTCGGGGTGTGTCGGGGTCCCCGGATGCCCCAGGCTTTGCGAGAGATCCGAGGGGCCGATGAACAGCACGTCGACGCCCGGCACCCGCGCGATCGCCTCCACGGCCTCGAAGCCGCGCCGGGTCTCGATCTGGAGCACGCTGATCGTGGTCGCGTTGCTGTTGGCAATATGGTCCGACATCGAAACCTTTCCCCACAACGCCGCCGCAGTCGCACCGGCCAACGACCGCGTCCCAGCCGGAGCGTACTTGGTCGCGGTCACGACCGCCGCGGCCTGCTCGGGGGTATCGACCTGGGGAACCATCACCCCCACGCAGCCGACGTCGAGGGCCCGCAGGATCGTCTTCGGGTGACCCTCCGGGACGCGAGCCAGCGGGACGACGTTCACCGCGCGGCAGGCGCGCACCAATCCCCCCAGGACATCGACCGTGACCGGCCCGTGCTCCATGTCCAGCAGGAGAAAATCATAGCCGGCGAGTCCGGCGACTTCCGCGACCTCCGGCGACGGCAGGGGCAGAATGGTGCCGAGCACCGTCTCCCCGCCATGGACCCGCTCCTTGAATGAGTTCGTGGTCATCGCACGCTCCCATATGTCGAGCACCGCCCGGAAGAGTTCCATCCGGGTTGGTGAAATTCCCTTGTCACAGGTGGGTTCAGGACTTACCGATCAGCACGCCCGCGACGAACACGAGCCCGCCCCCGACGATAACCTGGAGGAACGAGAGCCAGAAGCTCATGCCGAAATAGCGGTTGCGGATAATCGCGATCAACACCAGCTCGATCCCGACCACGAAGTAGGCCACGACCAGCGCGAGCCCGAGGTGGGCAATCAGGAATGGCAGCGTGTGCATCAGGCCGCCGATCAGCGTCGCGATCCCCGTAATCGTGCCTCGGATCAACGGGTGCCCACGGCCGGTGAGCTTTCCGGTGTCGGACAGCGCTTCGGCGAACCCCATGCTGATGGCCGCGCCGATCGCCGCCGCGCCGCCGACCAGAAACGCGGTGTGGGGGTTCTGCGTCGCAAACGCGGTCGCGAACAGCGGTGCGAGCGTCGAGATCGACCCGTCCATCAACCCCAGGAGCGCGGGCTGCACCACTTTGAGCAGGTATCCCGACCCCTGCGCCTCGCGGTCCCCGGCGATGTCGCCGAAGACCTGGCGGCCGGCCTCGCGCATCTGGGCGTGGAACCCCTCAGGACCGGGCATCACGCCCCCTTCCGCGCCGCGTCGATCGCTGGCAGCCGGGGCAGAAACCGTGCAGCTCAAACCGCACCGCGGCCACCAAGAATCTCGCCCGCGACGCCGCTCGATGCTGCACCGCTTCAAGCTCCACATCGGGTACGTCGGTGATCCGGCCGCACCGCTGGCAGACCAAATTGACGTGCGTGCCCGCCCGCCCATCATAGCGGCGGACGGCGCCGCTCACCTCCTGGATAAACCCGAGGCGCGCGAATAGGTCCAGTGCGCTGTACACCGTGGCCGCGCTGAGTCCGGGGAACCGCCGTCGAACCTCCTGGTGGACCGCCGCCACGCTCGGATGGCTGGTTCGCCCCACGACCGCCTCGTAAATCGCCATGCGCTGGGGCGTCAGCCGCCCCCCCCGGCCGGCGAGCCGGTCGTGGAGAGCGGTCCAGGCGGGCGATTTCGTCTGAATCGAATCCTTCTTTATAACCATTATGGACAACAGTCTATGGGGCGAATCGACCCGTGTCAATCAAGATCCAACTCAGGGCCCCAAGAGGGGCGGGCTCCGAAAACCGCCAATAGGTCATTGGGGGGTGACGGATGCGGCTCATCACATTTGCGGCGCGAGGCGAGACGACGTTGGGGGTAGAGGAGGGAGAGTGGGCAATCGACCTCGCCCGCGCCGGACGGGCGTACGTTCGTGCCCGCGGCCACTCGCGCGAGGTCGCGGGGGGGTGCGCCCTGCTCCCGCCGTCGATGACGCCCTTCCTCGGCGGTGGGGACGAGGCGATCGCGATCGCCTCGGAGGTCGTCGCGCACATTCGCGAAGCGCTGGGGACCCCACGCGAGGTCGCGCGGCTTCAGCAGGAGGGGATCGTGTGGAACCTGGCGGACATCCAGCGATGCCCCCCGGTGCCCGCCCCTCCCAAGATCCTTTGCGTCGGCCGCAACTACGCCGAGCATGCGCGCGAAGGCGGCAGCGAACCGCCGGAGTTCCCCATCTTCTTCGGCCGGTTCCCCCACAGCCTCCTCGCGCCGGGGGCACCGTATGTCCTGCCGCGGGTCAGCCCGCAGGTCGATTTCGAGGGTGAGCTCGTTGCCGTGATCGGCACCGGCGGTCGCGATATCCCCGAGGCGCGAGCGCTCGACCACGTGGCCGGCTACACGATCTTCAACGATCTCTCCATCAGGGATTTCCAGCGGCGGACCTCACAGTGGATGCTCGGCAAGAACTTCGATCGCAGCGGGCCGCTCGGCCCGGCGCTGGTCACCCGCGACGAGATCCCGGATCCCCAGGCCCTCTCGCTCACCGTCGATGTGAGCGGCGAACGGATGCAGGAGGCGCACACCGGGATGATGATCTTCTCCGTCGCCCACCTGATCGCGTACGTCTCCGGCGCGCTGAGCCTGGAGCCGGGCGACCTGATCGCCACGGGCACCCCCGGTGGGGTCGGGTTTGCCCGGAAGCCCCCGCGCTGGCTCCGCGCCGGCGACACGGTCCGCGTCGCGATCACCGGACTCGGCGCGCTCGAGACCCCGATCGTCGCGGCGCCACCCGAGTGAACGGGCCCCGGTGCCGCTTGGGAACCAACCGAGACCAACCGAGGAGGACGGGTGTGAAACGAATCGCTGTACTCACCGGCGGCGGGGATGTCCCCGGTCTCAACCCCGCCATCCGGGCCGTCGTCAGGCGGGCCGGAGAGGCGGGGCTTGAGGTCCTGGGCGTGCGCGACGGCTGGCAGGGCCTGATCGCGGACGACACGGTCCCGCTCTCGCGCGATGCGGTCTCCGGGATCCTGCCCAAGGGTGGGACGATCTTGGGAACGTCTCGGACCAACCCGCTCAAGGTCGCCGATGGTGTCTCCCGGATCAAGGCGACGACCGCCCGACACGGGATCGACGCGGTCGTGGCGATCGGGGGGGACGATACCCTGGGGGCGGCGGCGCATCTGACGCGCGCGGCGATCGCGATCGTCGGGATTCCGAAGACGATGGACAACGATGTGTGGGGGACCGACGCGACGATCGGGTTCGACACCGCCGTGAATACGGTCATGGAAGCGATCGACCGGGTGCACTCGACGACCGAATCGCATCACCGCATCATGGTCGTGGAGGTGATGGGACGGGACGCCGGGTGGGTAGCGGCCCTGGGGGGATTGGCCGGCGGCGCGGACGTGATCCTTGTCCCCGAGGCCCCGTTTGACATCGATGAGATCTGCGCAACGCTCCGGCGCCGCCACGGCACGGGCAGGCGGTTCAGCATCGTCGTCGCCGCCGAAGGCGCCACCCCCAAAGGGGGCGGAAGCCAGCAGACGGTGCAGGGGACACAGGTCGATGCCTTCGGCCACCCGCAGCTCGGGGGGATCGGCGCCGCCCTCGCCGGCGAGATCGGGCGGCGTCTGAAGATCGAGACGCGGTCAACCGCGCTCGGTCACGTCCAACGCGGGGGCTCGCCCTCGGCGTTCGACCGCGTACTCGCCACGCGGTTCGGCATCGCGGCCGTCGAGGCGCTCGCCGCGGGCCGGACCGGGGTGATGGTGGCCCTCCGGGGTCCCGCGATCGTCACGGTCCCTCTGGATGAGGTGATCAAGGGAACCCGCACCCTTGACCCTGCCATCGCCGCGATGATCCGCCTGTTCTGGTAACTCCCGGAGACCTACGCGCCCGACTCGACGATGGCCCGGCCGATTTCCTCGATCGCCCCCCGGCCGTCGGCCGAGGCGGCGAGATCGTTGGTGAAGACGGCGGCGATCACGGGCCCGCCGGGCAAAAAAAATGATACCCGCGTCATTCATCACCCCAGGAAGGCTCCCCGTCTTATGCGCGATCTCGACGCCCTCCGGCAGCCGGGCGGGCAGGCGTTCCCGCTCCTGTTGGGCCTTCAGGATCCCGAGAAGCACGGCGGTGGTCCGCGGCGTGGCCAGATCGCCCCGGAGTAGGCGCACGAACAAATCCGCCGTCTCCTCCGGGGTCAAGGTGTTGTCCAATCCCCGGCCGCGGGCGTCCGCGTCCATCATCCGCCGGCGGAGTGCGGCGCCCGGCCAGCCGGCGCGCGTAAGATGCGCGTTGATCTGCTCCATGCCGACGAAATCGATGATCAGGTTGGTCGCACGGTTGTCGCTGACGATGATCATCAGCGTCGCCAGGTCGAGAAACGTATAGGGCAAGGGGGACAGATACTGGATCACCCCGCTCCCGCCCGCGCCCTCGCGGCGGGGGGCCGGCACCTCATCCCACCGAAACCGACCGGCATCAACCTCGGCGGCGAGCGCGACGGCACGGGCACCTTGATCACGCTGGCGCCAGGGCAGCATCCTCGTCGTCGCGGTCCTCGCCACCCTCGTGCAGCTGGCGGTGGATCTGGTCTACGCGCTCATGGACCCGCGGATCCGCTTCTCGTGACCCGCCGGTCCCGGCTCTTTTTGCGGCACCGGCTCGGGGTCGTGGGGGCCCTCCTCGCCGTGCTGCTGCTCCTCGTTGCGCTCGGCGCCCCGTGGCTGGCGCGCGAAGACCCCCTCGGGATGCGCATGACGGAAACGCTCGAACCTCCCTCGGCTCAGCACTGGTTCGGCACCGATCAGTTCGGTCGCGACGTCTGGGCGCGGGTCGTCTACGGCGCCCGCCTGTCGTTCACCGTCGGCTGCGTGTCGATGCTCCTTGCCACCGCGGTGGGGATGCCGCTCGGGGCGGCGGCGGGGTACCTCGGCGGCGCCGCGGACGCCGTGACGATGCGCCTCATGGATGCCATCCTCGCGTTCCCGGCGATCTTGCTCGCGATCGGACTGGTCGCCGCGCTGGGCCCGGGCACCGGCAGCGGGATCATCGCGATCGGCATCGTCTACATCCCCGTCCTGGCCCGGGTGACGCGGGGGGCGGTGCTGGCGCGGCGCGGGGAGGAATACGTGGATGCCGCCCGAGCCATCGGCGAGACCGACTGGGGAATCCTTCGCCGACACGTGCTTCCGAACTCGATCGCGCCGATTCTGATCCAGGGCACGGTCGGCTTCGCCAGCGCCGTCGTGATCGAGGCGGGCCTCTCGTTCCTGGGAGCCGGCACGCCGCCCCCGACGCCGAGCTGGGGCAGCATGCTCAACGAGGCCCGGCAGTTCATGGTCGTGGCCCCTCACGTGGCGATCTTCCCGGGGGCGGCGATCTCGCTGGCGGTGCTGGGGTTCAACCTGCTCGGCGACGGGCTACGCGACGTGCTGGATCCGCGGCTCGACGCCTAACGGCACCGACCCCTCGGGGTAGCGCGAACGCTGATCGTGATTCGGGGTGGGGGCACTCATGGATGGAGCCGGACACGCCACCGACCGCGCCGGGACGCCGTTGGCCGCCGTTTTTGGATCTTGCCGATGCCCTACTTGCGGGTGGCCACGACTTCGAGATACGCGCTCGGTGCGACGAGGGTCCCGTCCCCGGACCGATTCCCGCGCCGCATCAGATCGGTTAATGCGCGCGCGAGCGCCTCTTGCCCCGACGGCGCGAGGGCGTCGAACGCCGTCGCCATCGGGCCGAGGTATTTCCGGTTGAATTCCGCCCACCGCTCGACCGAGCGGTGCCGGATCCTGGTGCTCCGCTCGGTCACCTGGAGCGAGACCACATCGCCGCCGAAGAGTTCGCGCAGCCGCTCCATCGTCCCCCACAAGGTGGGCGGCCGGATCCCGGGAGACGCGGGAACAAACTGAGCGCGCGTTTGGAACACTTGTCCGATCAGCCCGTCGGGCGTCCAGTTCGCCATACCGATCTTGCCGCCGGGGCGGCAGACCCGGAGGAGTTCCCGCGCCACCTTTTCCTGCTCGGGGGCAAACATCGCCCCGAAGGTCGACAACACCGTGTCGAACGCCGCGTCGGGGAATACCAATGCTTCTGCGGTCCCCTCTTGGAACGTGATCGTGAGGCGCTCCGCGACGGCCCGCTCCCGCCCCCGCTCCAGCAACGCGGGCACGAAGTCGATGCCGGTCACCTCTCCGCCGCGCCGCGCGGCGGCCAGGGCGGTATTTCCGCTCCCGGTGGCGACGTCGAGCACGCGCTGGCCGGGATGGATATCCACCGCTTCGCAGAGCAGCTCTCCGACGATAAGTTGCTGCGTGGCGATGATCGAGAAATCGCCGGCCGCCCACGCCTGCTGCTGCCGCCGCTTGATCGACTCCAAATCGGTCATCGCGTCCTCCGCGCCCGGCCGTCGGAGCCGACCACCACACCGTAGGCCGCCGCCCCCGCGGAGGTCACATAACCTTCGTCGAGATCGGCCTGCACGCGCTCCAGGGGCCGTTCGGTGGGAGCCCCATACCCGCTGCCGCCCGCGATCTCGATCGTCGCGGATTGTGCGGGGTGACGCAATTCGGCGAGGCTGACCGTTGCCCCCCCTTCCAGGACCTCTTGGCCGTCCGTGACGTATGCCCGCGCCCTGGCCCCTGACAGTCCGCCGTCGAGGCCGGCAGGTGCGGTCAGCATCCCGTGCGGATGGAGATCGACGAGTGCGGGGATGCCGTCGTCGGCGAGTTTTCGAACGCGCACACGCTGGCCCAACCCGCCGCGGTGCCGTCCCGGGCCGCCCGAGTCGGGAAGGAGCTCCTTGCCCTCCACCACCAGCGGCGTCCGGCTCTCGAACATCTCCACCGACACGTTGCCCGCGGAGGTCGGATAGAGGAGCGCCGACACCCCATCGCCGTGGGCGCTCGCGCCCTGGCCGCCCCCCTGGAAGAGGTGATCGTTGTACACGCGTCCGGCCGGGTCCCGCCCGTAGGCCCCCATCCCCATCGGCAGCCCCGTGAACGCCTGCACCCGGTCGGGAAGCACTCCGGCCAGGGCCCTGAAGACCGCCGGCCCGCAGTACCACCCGGTCTGGGTCCGCTGGTTGACGGAGGCGGGGTACTGGCAGTTGAGGATCGTCCCCTCCGGCACCGTGACGTGCAAGGGCCGGAAGCAGCCGGCGTTCGACGGGATCTCCGGCGTGAGGATCGACTTCAGCACATAGGTCGTGTGCGCCGCGGTGTAGTGGTAGGTGCAGTTGATGCCCCCGCGGGACACCTGCGGGGGCGCCCCGGTCCAGTCGACGGTCATCTCGTCACCGGCGACCGTGACCGCGCACGGCAGGACCAACGGCTCGCCAAGCCCGTCGAAGGCGACCTCACTGCGGTACGTCCCCTCCGGCAGTGCGCGGATCGCCTCCCGCATCGCGCGCTCCGCCCGCTCCTGGACGACGTGGGCCAGCGGGGTCATCGAGCTCAGCCGGTATTCGTCCATAAAGGCCACCAGCCGGTCGGCGCCCACTTGGTTGCTGGAGACCTGGGCTTGAATGTCGCCGATCACCATCTCGCCGCGGCGGACGTTTGTCTGGATCATCGCCACCAGGTCCGCGTTGAGGATGCCGCGGCGGTAGAGTTTGAGCGGAGGGATCTGCAGCCCTTCCTCGTAGATCTCGCGGGCGCTCATCGAGTCGCGCGTGCCGCCGATGTCGGAGCAGTGGCCGATCGACCCGACCAGCCCGACCAGCTCGCCGCGGCGGAAGACGGGGGTGACGGCCGCCAGATCGAAGAGGTGCCCGGCGCAAATCCAGGGATCGTTGGTGACGAGCACGTCGCCCGGCTCCAGCGTCTCGCGCGGAAACACGGTGAGGAGGCGGCGCACCGCGAGGGGAAGGGTCAAGTTGAACACCGGCATCGATCGCGGGGAGTGCGCGATGGACTGAGCGTCGGGGTCGAACAACTCGCAGCCGAAGTCCTGCGCCTCGCCGATGATCAGGCTGAACGCCGTCCGCCAGATCGTGATCCAGCACTCCTCCGCGATATTGATCAGGCGGCTCCACATGATCTCAAGCGAGACCGGGTCGAGGCCCGCGTTCATGTCAACGCCACCGTGATGATCAGGTTGTGGTGCGT comes from the bacterium genome and includes:
- a CDS encoding aldolase/citrate lyase family protein is translated as MTTNSFKERVHGGETVLGTILPLPSPEVAEVAGLAGYDFLLLDMEHGPVTVDVLGGLVRACRAVNVVPLARVPEGHPKTILRALDVGCVGVMVPQVDTPEQAAAVVTATKYAPAGTRSLAGATAAALWGKVSMSDHIANSNATTISVLQIETRRGFEAVEAIARVPGVDVLFIGPSDLSQSLGHPGTPTHPDIQAAIRRIIGAGRAAGVPVGILALTPEDVRTYRTLGVTVFVDSLPRVLLRACQGQVHGMREAASGAASPTPAHPR
- a CDS encoding fumarylacetoacetate hydrolase family protein; the encoded protein is MRLITFAARGETTLGVEEGEWAIDLARAGRAYVRARGHSREVAGGCALLPPSMTPFLGGGDEAIAIASEVVAHIREALGTPREVARLQQEGIVWNLADIQRCPPVPAPPKILCVGRNYAEHAREGGSEPPEFPIFFGRFPHSLLAPGAPYVLPRVSPQVDFEGELVAVIGTGGRDIPEARALDHVAGYTIFNDLSIRDFQRRTSQWMLGKNFDRSGPLGPALVTRDEIPDPQALSLTVDVSGERMQEAHTGMMIFSVAHLIAYVSGALSLEPGDLIATGTPGGVGFARKPPRWLRAGDTVRVAITGLGALETPIVAAPPE
- a CDS encoding extracellular solute-binding protein produces the protein MNAHELVRDPAVERLVASAKRGRLSRRAAIGRLALLGLSVPAASAAVRALSPTPAAAAAQSFKGQTLVVTSYGGTWQDFMLNEHIPQFEAETGAKVELAIGLAKDWFAKMQAAGKDRPPYDVFVTNETYLAQLRAEGYFAPLPPDQVPNLKFVPKALRQPNDVGVLGLVGALGITYRTDMVQDAPTSWFDLGKYGTKTTIFNIGNSGEPQHVMKMAQVLTGSYKNWKPAIDWIAKHLCAARQVDFSGTEQTMLTQGETSVGLIDAPDWSFLKAKGLPVAWVLPKEGYCGMFEQDMNVCAGSKVKELGYAFINYWLSAPVQKKWAEKFYWTPANTQVNISPDAAKLIPVTPAQLGKIPRWDYVWLNSSGAREGMADAWNHQVGGHC
- a CDS encoding ABC transporter ATP-binding protein, with translation MAEISLRGLTKRFGNVVAVNELTLTFASGELVALLGPSGCGKTTTLRMIAGFETPSHGRVLLGDRDVTEAPPEKRSCGMVFQNYALFPHLTVHQNIAFGLEMQGVRRADIDRMVAEILDKVGLGGLGKRYPRQLSGGQQQRTALARALVINPSVLLLDEPLANLDAKLREEMRFYIRSLQREFHITTLYVTHDQSEALVLADRVAVLMDGVLQQFDAPEIVYRRPRTARVASFIGLTNLIPGRVAARAGDDVVLETSIGRLRARGPEDLGGGMEAVLSIRPENIELGRREAAVAGDGVNRLRGIIRERIFLGSFFDYRVDVGAGTLLRVQGGVHAVHQMADEVTVAFDASSGWTLPGGRG
- a CDS encoding ABC transporter permease, with amino-acid sequence MTRRSRLFLRHRLGVVGALLAVLLLLVALGAPWLAREDPLGMRMTETLEPPSAQHWFGTDQFGRDVWARVVYGARLSFTVGCVSMLLATAVGMPLGAAAGYLGGAADAVTMRLMDAILAFPAILLAIGLVAALGPGTGSGIIAIGIVYIPVLARVTRGAVLARRGEEYVDAARAIGETDWGILRRHVLPNSIAPILIQGTVGFASAVVIEAGLSFLGAGTPPPTPSWGSMLNEARQFMVVAPHVAIFPGAAISLAVLGFNLLGDGLRDVLDPRLDA
- a CDS encoding ATP-dependent 6-phosphofructokinase, with protein sequence MKRIAVLTGGGDVPGLNPAIRAVVRRAGEAGLEVLGVRDGWQGLIADDTVPLSRDAVSGILPKGGTILGTSRTNPLKVADGVSRIKATTARHGIDAVVAIGGDDTLGAAAHLTRAAIAIVGIPKTMDNDVWGTDATIGFDTAVNTVMEAIDRVHSTTESHHRIMVVEVMGRDAGWVAALGGLAGGADVILVPEAPFDIDEICATLRRRHGTGRRFSIVVAAEGATPKGGGSQQTVQGTQVDAFGHPQLGGIGAALAGEIGRRLKIETRSTALGHVQRGGSPSAFDRVLATRFGIAAVEALAAGRTGVMVALRGPAIVTVPLDEVIKGTRTLDPAIAAMIRLFW
- the tadA gene encoding tRNA adenosine(34) deaminase TadA, producing MGEALTEAEAAARLSDVPIGAVVVREGRVIARGRNRREVLRDPTAHAELNAVRQAAKILGGWRLLGCTLYVTLEPCVMCAGALVQARLPRLVYGAPDPKAGGAGSVVDLLRDSRFNHAVEVFGGVREAECGALLRGFFAALRR
- a CDS encoding VIT family protein; amino-acid sequence: MPGPEGFHAQMREAGRQVFGDIAGDREAQGSGYLLKVVQPALLGLMDGSISTLAPLFATAFATQNPHTAFLVGGAAAIGAAISMGFAEALSDTGKLTGRGHPLIRGTITGIATLIGGLMHTLPFLIAHLGLALVVAYFVVGIELVLIAIIRNRYFGMSFWLSFLQVIVGGGLVFVAGVLIGKS
- a CDS encoding Fur family transcriptional regulator, whose translation is MVIKKDSIQTKSPAWTALHDRLAGRGGRLTPQRMAIYEAVVGRTSHPSVAAVHQEVRRRFPGLSAATVYSALDLFARLGFIQEVSGAVRRYDGRAGTHVNLVCQRCGRITDVPDVELEAVQHRAASRARFLVAAVRFELHGFCPGCQRSTRRGRGRDARS
- a CDS encoding ABC transporter permease, translating into MPAAAPGPAGASPGGRISGQALLILPALGLMLVFFVAPYLNLLLISVFTPSHQAPYLRVFTLANYGHIVHDPFTWQVVWRSLWLGVVTTGLSVVLAYPLAYHLARTPRRMKGLFMILVISPLLVGVLIRTYGWMILLQDTGLINQLLHAVGMRRAPLMYNQTGVLIGLVHVFIPFMVLSLAGSIQGIDPELELEARSLGAGAWRTFWRVTFPLSLPGLAAGTILVFVLAISSYVIPSLLGGFTVITVPILVVRTITELFNWPGGSAFALLFFVITMLLVWCYIRLIGRVTRPVT